One segment of Arcanobacterium phocae DNA contains the following:
- a CDS encoding CPBP family intramembrane glutamic endopeptidase: protein MIGENRLPFWDALFGCVVFSGLASFVLIHTQGFQQLGFTSTAGFVGDSLGFTQHLSLPTQWGLSIAIGVLTEIICAALAWWILSRTSLSFTLRFTLVVVLSTVFRGIFFAPYANVLSPLQWAGVAIFSSYYYWNYRRVWPLALSHGLFNAIAFRPNDVWAGTFLGTLKTTTNDVVLPIIVCWAIAWLITRTLNHTTVRTPAKTTLCALRTTMILGAVIITAGGFIAGLLQLFGQKSFPIYLPGVYGSLDASQSLRILSALIVGSLLITAWYILSRNTCPSRQSLPTRHSSWIIFGIFFALFFVQGSAFSTYFRSWGIAAGTDFHHWFTNHDIYGIDIPLPSPLIWDIFRHMLNGGMEELAYALILLTLIYIFRMPSRLSIAVVLIFRVILHLYYATLAVALWQIPLGVFAGIYVIRRGRILPLVIAHGLYDTILAAQEYIVRTGVFGHLRYDDIDRIWTPVTGLASIVILTFAYVYYTHKWPVEATESTTATQI, encoded by the coding sequence GTGATTGGTGAGAATCGGTTGCCATTTTGGGATGCGTTGTTTGGTTGCGTGGTCTTTAGCGGCCTAGCATCATTTGTACTTATACATACCCAAGGATTTCAGCAACTAGGGTTTACCTCAACCGCTGGATTCGTCGGTGACAGTCTCGGCTTTACCCAACACCTCTCCCTGCCCACACAATGGGGACTGAGCATCGCTATCGGGGTTCTCACCGAAATCATCTGCGCTGCCCTCGCCTGGTGGATACTTAGCCGAACGAGTCTATCTTTCACGCTACGCTTCACCCTTGTTGTGGTTCTGTCAACAGTATTTCGCGGCATATTCTTCGCCCCTTATGCTAACGTCCTTTCACCCCTCCAATGGGCGGGGGTAGCAATCTTTTCAAGCTACTACTACTGGAACTATCGTCGAGTATGGCCACTAGCATTAAGCCACGGACTATTTAACGCCATCGCGTTTAGACCAAACGACGTCTGGGCCGGAACGTTCTTAGGAACACTAAAAACCACCACCAACGACGTCGTCCTCCCCATCATCGTATGCTGGGCAATCGCATGGCTCATCACACGAACCCTCAACCACACCACCGTAAGAACACCAGCGAAAACTACGCTCTGTGCTCTACGCACAACGATGATTCTTGGGGCAGTAATCATCACCGCTGGCGGATTTATTGCCGGTCTCTTGCAACTATTTGGACAAAAATCATTCCCAATCTACCTCCCTGGAGTCTATGGATCGCTAGACGCGAGCCAGTCGCTACGAATCTTGAGTGCACTAATCGTCGGCAGTCTACTCATAACGGCATGGTATATACTCTCTCGGAATACGTGTCCTTCACGCCAATCGCTCCCTACCCGGCATAGCTCCTGGATAATTTTTGGAATATTCTTTGCTCTATTTTTCGTGCAAGGAAGCGCTTTTTCCACCTATTTTAGATCCTGGGGCATAGCGGCTGGAACCGACTTTCACCATTGGTTTACCAATCACGATATATATGGTATAGACATTCCGCTACCATCGCCTTTAATATGGGATATTTTCCGTCACATGCTCAATGGTGGCATGGAAGAACTTGCCTACGCACTAATTTTATTAACCTTAATCTATATTTTTCGCATGCCATCACGCTTATCGATTGCCGTGGTACTCATCTTCCGGGTGATACTGCACCTGTACTACGCAACACTTGCCGTCGCACTATGGCAGATTCCATTGGGGGTTTTTGCTGGAATATACGTAATACGCCGAGGCCGTATCCTACCGCTAGTCATCGCTCATGGGCTCTACGATACAATTCTTGCTGCCCAAGAATATATTGTTCGTACCGGCGTTTTCGGTCACCTTCGCTACGACGACATTGACCGGATATGGACTCCCGTTACTGGATTAGCCAGCATCGTCATCCTTACCTTCGCCTACGTCTACTACACGCACAAATGGCCCGTGGAAGCTACCGAAAGCACAACAGCCACACAAATTTAG
- a CDS encoding HD domain-containing protein has product MVKMDVPAWVVQAFVRSARDAGATAERDHIERVAYELLDIWSSPDRFFHNTRHVIDMLTRVDTLASETQNPCLVRLATWGHGLVFNVSDDAVYSRNGGEDERASADVADKFFAEIGIPADNRHRIAELIFHLHKRHDLPGSAKRADETARFDSIDVDRLALYDAHFGTLANPPQRYKTYVSQVREEYPRVSEYSWLMARRQIVEHLLARKRIFLTPLANEWEQVARQNLGAELERITLACYKLGDNASDQEFSPVATPNQTTTATDPTDLLFQTAQEEQSTVSDEDTLDVTSSDPAIINDDVTELFQPHVPVVKRSSLEELDEAFAPGAPPRILDHSQAEAARREQIAQETLETIERKQNEAREERGGRQRNVTRGDEATKTTSRKPEELLH; this is encoded by the coding sequence ATGGTGAAAATGGACGTACCTGCATGGGTAGTTCAAGCGTTTGTACGAAGCGCGCGCGATGCCGGGGCTACCGCAGAGCGAGATCATATCGAGCGTGTTGCGTACGAATTGTTGGATATTTGGTCTAGTCCAGACCGATTTTTTCACAATACCCGCCATGTTATCGACATGCTCACCCGGGTAGATACCCTGGCTTCGGAGACTCAAAATCCGTGTCTTGTCCGATTAGCAACATGGGGCCATGGGCTTGTCTTCAATGTCTCCGATGATGCCGTCTATTCGCGCAATGGCGGCGAGGATGAGCGTGCATCAGCAGATGTGGCAGATAAGTTTTTTGCCGAGATTGGTATCCCAGCGGACAATCGCCACCGAATCGCTGAACTCATTTTTCACCTTCATAAGCGTCATGATCTGCCAGGTTCAGCCAAGCGCGCGGATGAAACTGCTCGTTTTGATTCTATCGACGTCGATCGCCTCGCTCTTTATGATGCACATTTTGGCACTCTCGCGAATCCGCCACAGCGTTATAAGACCTATGTCAGTCAGGTTCGCGAGGAGTATCCGCGGGTATCTGAATATAGTTGGCTCATGGCTCGCCGCCAGATTGTTGAACACCTGCTGGCACGGAAACGTATTTTCCTCACCCCACTTGCCAACGAGTGGGAGCAAGTCGCACGGCAAAACTTGGGCGCAGAGTTAGAACGCATCACTCTTGCCTGCTACAAGCTCGGCGATAACGCTTCTGATCAGGAATTCTCACCGGTAGCGACGCCAAACCAGACGACGACGGCTACGGATCCTACCGATCTCCTATTCCAAACTGCTCAAGAGGAACAGTCAACTGTTTCGGACGAAGATACACTAGACGTAACCTCGTCCGATCCGGCCATTATCAACGACGACGTGACCGAACTCTTCCAGCCACATGTTCCAGTTGTGAAACGCTCGTCGTTAGAAGAACTCGACGAAGCCTTTGCCCCGGGGGCTCCACCGCGGATCTTGGATCATTCGCAAGCCGAGGCTGCCCGCCGGGAACAGATAGCGCAAGAAACTCTGGAAACGATAGAGCGTAAGCAAAACGAAGCCCGTGAGGAACGCGGAGGGCGTCAGCGGAACGTCACACGTGGTGATGAAGCAACGAAAACAACATCGCGAAAGCCGGAAGAGCTGTTGCACTGA
- a CDS encoding SDR family NAD(P)-dependent oxidoreductase, with the protein MKKKGSTSVLTGRALITGGTSGMGAAFARALAARGCDIVLVARNKERLAENASVLTQQYQVDVQILPADLSTRDGVDAVKARLLEQADPVTIFVNNAGSGMYSPMATDDATQLRAGAELMALVPMELGGAAAFSMKQRHAGVIITTASVASLAPMGAYAAVKAFVRMWSESLSIEVGRYGVQVVAFLPGWVKTEFHQRSGVSTSSIPSWLWLDAERVIDEALRDVERGKTTTIPSKRFKTMAFFARHLPQSVVHKAVKKLNKGRR; encoded by the coding sequence GTGAAGAAAAAAGGTTCAACATCTGTCCTTACTGGTCGCGCACTCATCACCGGAGGTACATCTGGCATGGGGGCGGCGTTCGCTCGTGCGTTAGCGGCTCGCGGATGCGATATTGTTTTGGTGGCGCGAAATAAAGAGCGGTTAGCGGAAAATGCTAGCGTGCTCACGCAGCAATACCAGGTAGATGTTCAGATTCTTCCCGCAGATTTAAGTACGCGCGATGGAGTCGACGCCGTTAAAGCTCGGCTTCTTGAACAAGCCGATCCAGTAACGATATTCGTGAATAACGCCGGGTCTGGGATGTACTCACCGATGGCGACCGACGACGCCACCCAGCTACGTGCCGGTGCCGAACTTATGGCGTTAGTTCCGATGGAGCTTGGTGGAGCTGCCGCGTTCTCAATGAAACAACGTCACGCCGGTGTCATTATTACTACTGCATCGGTAGCATCGCTTGCCCCGATGGGAGCCTACGCGGCCGTCAAAGCATTCGTACGAATGTGGTCAGAGTCCCTGTCTATCGAAGTTGGCCGATACGGTGTACAAGTTGTTGCTTTCTTGCCTGGTTGGGTGAAAACCGAGTTCCACCAGCGATCCGGTGTTTCGACGTCGTCGATCCCATCATGGCTATGGCTCGACGCAGAGCGCGTGATCGACGAAGCTCTCCGCGATGTTGAACGTGGTAAAACAACCACTATTCCGTCCAAGCGTTTCAAGACGATGGCATTTTTCGCCCGTCACTTGCCACAATCAGTGGTCCACAAGGCCGTCAAGAAATTGAATAAGGGCCGGCGATGA
- a CDS encoding lysophospholipid acyltransferase family protein — MSELHPLDDYHSDGKRKVRKAVRKILTRPVLKTVLKATVWGEENVEGLEGAYVVVGNHSSHLDAPMVFSLLPEHMTENLATGAAADYFYRKKGIAKLTSVFFNTYPIERKGKTVGAHVGRAAGMTSRLLRDGIPILIFPEGTRSRDGQMGIFKPGAAAIALKIGVPIVPLAMSGGHEAMPVGRVLPPLNHPEVELFIGEPMHGQPDDTPEVFIARVRHQIEMMLEQKTANPDPSLS; from the coding sequence ATGAGTGAGCTACACCCATTAGATGACTACCATTCAGACGGTAAACGAAAAGTTCGCAAAGCAGTTCGTAAAATTCTCACCCGGCCAGTGCTGAAAACGGTTCTCAAAGCAACCGTGTGGGGTGAAGAAAACGTTGAAGGGCTCGAAGGAGCCTATGTTGTTGTCGGCAATCACTCGTCGCATCTTGACGCTCCAATGGTCTTTTCATTACTGCCTGAGCATATGACAGAAAATCTTGCTACCGGCGCCGCCGCCGACTATTTTTATCGCAAGAAAGGCATTGCCAAGCTGACGTCAGTATTCTTCAATACGTATCCGATTGAGCGCAAAGGAAAGACCGTTGGCGCGCACGTCGGCCGGGCAGCCGGAATGACAAGTCGCTTGCTACGTGATGGCATTCCAATTTTGATCTTCCCAGAAGGTACGCGCTCGCGGGACGGCCAGATGGGAATTTTCAAGCCCGGTGCAGCCGCGATTGCATTGAAGATCGGGGTGCCGATTGTTCCGTTAGCGATGTCGGGCGGACACGAAGCAATGCCGGTTGGACGAGTATTGCCACCGTTGAATCATCCGGAAGTTGAACTGTTCATCGGTGAACCCATGCATGGTCAGCCTGATGATACTCCAGAGGTTTTTATTGCACGGGTTCGTCACCAGATCGAGATGATGCTGGAACAGAAGACCGCCAATCCGGATCCTTCACTCAGTTAA
- a CDS encoding sensor histidine kinase, with amino-acid sequence MENSSSQLHVTGRLSWQLLVVFLVLLGSALMLVSAFATISLRTFLTSETDKTLSSSGQIVASQTVDALIQGTSEALLPSDFYLYISDDFGTAVEEVHPSIEQRYGKPEHAETLASNYFDQPRTVDGTFEDTEWRIISVPLTSTGSNPHTVGNVLIGLPLAQVERTVTNLKQVLALFVVAIMSIGALLSIVLVRRSLRPLRTVTRVTSDVRQGNFAARIPLMKPGTEVSILGESVNAMLDEIEELFAAQAASEQRVRRFVSDASHELRTPLATIRGYAELYRMGGVPDEQIELAFGRIESESGRMANLVEDLLKLARLDERKEIHPKPVDLAAVALNTVSDFLARSPERIANVTNLNGDDVESVVIMGDQNAVTQLLTNLLSNVSAHTDSSVPVDVAVGIDLLEPKNAVVEVRDHGPGISEKDREHVFERFYKANSARTRGSGEGSGLGLAIVAAIMSAHHGQVSVHETPGGGLTVRLVFPMPSLLN; translated from the coding sequence ATGGAAAACTCTTCCTCGCAATTACACGTTACCGGGCGTCTATCGTGGCAACTGCTCGTAGTTTTCCTTGTGCTACTCGGATCCGCACTGATGTTGGTTTCGGCGTTTGCAACTATTTCTTTGCGAACCTTTCTGACGTCGGAAACTGACAAAACACTGTCATCGTCTGGACAGATCGTGGCTTCACAAACTGTCGATGCACTCATTCAAGGAACATCAGAAGCGCTGCTACCGTCTGACTTCTATCTGTATATTTCTGATGATTTCGGTACTGCAGTTGAGGAAGTACATCCGTCAATCGAACAACGATACGGAAAACCAGAACACGCAGAAACGTTGGCGTCAAATTATTTCGATCAACCCCGTACTGTTGATGGCACATTCGAGGACACCGAATGGCGCATTATTTCCGTGCCACTCACATCTACTGGTTCAAACCCACATACCGTAGGCAATGTGCTGATCGGATTGCCGTTAGCCCAAGTGGAACGTACCGTCACGAATCTCAAGCAGGTTCTTGCACTATTTGTTGTCGCCATCATGTCTATCGGAGCATTGCTATCGATTGTACTGGTACGTCGATCATTACGTCCGCTACGCACGGTCACGCGCGTGACATCGGATGTACGCCAAGGAAATTTTGCGGCAAGAATTCCACTAATGAAGCCGGGAACTGAAGTTAGCATCCTCGGTGAATCAGTTAACGCTATGCTTGACGAGATCGAAGAGTTGTTCGCAGCTCAGGCTGCTTCGGAGCAGCGCGTTCGACGATTTGTATCTGATGCTTCGCATGAGTTGCGCACACCTCTTGCTACTATTCGTGGATATGCGGAGCTGTATCGTATGGGTGGCGTCCCAGACGAGCAAATCGAACTCGCTTTTGGCCGTATTGAATCTGAATCTGGCCGGATGGCTAACCTGGTCGAAGATCTTTTGAAACTTGCACGACTTGATGAGCGTAAAGAAATTCATCCTAAACCAGTAGATCTAGCTGCAGTTGCACTCAACACTGTTTCTGATTTTCTTGCTCGTTCGCCAGAACGAATAGCCAATGTCACCAACCTTAACGGCGACGACGTCGAATCCGTCGTCATCATGGGAGATCAAAATGCTGTGACGCAGCTACTAACGAACCTGCTCAGCAATGTTTCTGCCCATACTGACTCCTCAGTTCCTGTTGACGTTGCTGTTGGGATAGATCTGCTCGAACCTAAAAATGCAGTTGTTGAAGTTCGCGATCACGGCCCGGGAATATCTGAAAAAGACCGTGAGCATGTATTCGAACGTTTCTATAAAGCCAATTCTGCCCGCACTCGCGGTAGCGGCGAAGGCTCAGGACTTGGCCTTGCAATCGTTGCTGCTATTATGAGCGCACACCACGGGCAAGTCAGCGTGCATGAAACACCCGGTGGCGGTCTGACTGTGCGCCTAGTTTTCCCGATGCCCAGTCTGCTTAACTGA
- a CDS encoding response regulator transcription factor, producing the protein MTEQKSTAKILVVDDEPSIRELLSVSLKFAGFTVETADDGRNAVRLFQEFSPDLVVLDVMLPDFDGYEVLRRIRTQDSDTPVLFLTAKDDLQDKIHGLTAGADDYVTKPFSLEEVVTRIQVILRRTNPSTDEPSVITYHDLELNEDTYEVRRAGHLVELSPTEYKLLRYLMVNAERVVSKVQILDHVWDYDWIGEASIVESYISYLRRKIDSAEALGITDPEQVAALVPLIHTKRGIGYVMRAGK; encoded by the coding sequence ATGACAGAACAAAAATCAACAGCAAAAATATTGGTCGTTGACGACGAACCTTCGATTCGCGAACTCCTCTCCGTATCGCTGAAGTTCGCCGGTTTTACCGTTGAAACTGCTGACGACGGCCGTAACGCAGTGCGTCTATTCCAAGAATTTTCACCTGATTTAGTCGTACTGGACGTGATGCTACCTGATTTTGATGGATACGAAGTCTTGCGCCGCATCCGCACACAAGACTCCGACACTCCAGTTCTTTTCCTGACGGCAAAGGATGATCTTCAAGATAAGATTCATGGACTAACTGCTGGTGCTGACGATTACGTCACTAAGCCGTTCTCCTTGGAAGAGGTCGTTACCCGGATCCAGGTCATTTTGCGACGCACAAATCCTAGTACCGATGAGCCTTCGGTTATCACTTATCATGATCTTGAGCTAAACGAAGATACATACGAGGTTCGTAGAGCTGGTCATCTCGTTGAGCTCTCTCCTACCGAATATAAATTATTACGGTATCTGATGGTAAACGCGGAACGCGTGGTATCAAAGGTTCAGATTCTTGATCATGTCTGGGATTATGACTGGATTGGTGAGGCTTCGATTGTTGAATCGTATATTTCCTATCTCCGCCGGAAAATAGACTCGGCCGAAGCACTCGGCATCACTGACCCAGAACAAGTCGCCGCGCTCGTGCCGCTTATTCACACCAAACGCGGTATCGGATACGTCATGCGCGCTGGCAAGTAA
- a CDS encoding NYN domain-containing protein produces the protein MYILIDGENIDATLGVNILKHSPRAEERPRWDRVLEFDPFDDPATSTSENHREKNAKGFFFLNVSQRTAAPFIQALLAIGWQPIQLTSQDPERKVVDEGIQRTLEAILKERPEADVVVGTHDVDYLPQLEALLDAGHRVAIICFREFLAVPLAELEDRGLVIHDLELDVQAFNIPLNRTHPVDIDEFDPYPYL, from the coding sequence ATGTATATTCTTATTGATGGTGAAAACATTGACGCTACCCTCGGAGTGAACATTCTTAAGCACTCCCCACGCGCTGAGGAACGTCCTCGCTGGGACCGTGTTCTCGAATTTGATCCGTTTGACGATCCGGCAACATCTACGTCCGAAAACCATCGAGAGAAGAACGCCAAAGGCTTTTTCTTCTTGAACGTCTCACAGCGCACCGCAGCCCCATTCATCCAAGCTCTCCTAGCAATCGGATGGCAGCCAATCCAGCTGACATCGCAAGATCCAGAGCGGAAAGTTGTTGATGAAGGAATTCAGCGCACTCTCGAAGCTATTCTTAAAGAACGGCCTGAAGCAGACGTCGTCGTCGGAACTCATGACGTCGACTATCTTCCGCAACTAGAAGCATTACTCGACGCTGGACATCGCGTAGCTATTATCTGTTTCCGCGAATTCCTTGCTGTTCCGTTGGCAGAATTAGAAGATCGTGGACTTGTCATCCACGATCTTGAACTTGATGTCCAGGCATTCAATATTCCACTCAACCGTACTCATCCAGTAGATATCGATGAGTTCGATCCGTACCCGTACCTGTGA
- a CDS encoding PspA/IM30 family protein, translated as MAEKQSILGRMAQLAKANINALLDRAEDPQKMLDQMVRDYTNSIAEAEDAVAVTVGNLRLAEADYDEDIRAAQEWGAKAQAAVSKAQELRAAGNEDGAQKMEHLAKVAIERQITAEKEAHDAEPMIASQREVVAKLKDGLNIMRSKLNDLRSKRDQLVARAKSAQAQNTVQDAIGSINVLDPSTEIGRFEESVRRQEALAQGKAEVAASSLDEQFAQLEQSSNSTEVEARLAMLQANTDPQQIEN; from the coding sequence ATGGCTGAAAAGCAATCAATCCTCGGCCGCATGGCCCAGTTAGCTAAAGCAAATATCAACGCGCTACTTGACCGCGCCGAAGATCCGCAGAAGATGCTCGACCAGATGGTTCGCGATTACACCAATTCGATCGCTGAAGCAGAAGACGCAGTGGCAGTTACAGTTGGAAATCTCCGCCTTGCTGAAGCTGATTACGACGAAGACATCCGTGCAGCACAAGAGTGGGGCGCCAAAGCCCAGGCCGCTGTCTCCAAAGCACAAGAACTACGCGCTGCTGGCAATGAAGACGGCGCACAAAAGATGGAGCATCTTGCCAAAGTCGCTATCGAACGTCAAATTACCGCTGAAAAAGAAGCCCACGATGCAGAGCCGATGATCGCTTCCCAGCGTGAGGTTGTTGCGAAGCTCAAAGACGGCTTGAATATTATGCGGAGCAAGCTCAACGATCTACGTAGCAAGCGTGACCAGCTCGTTGCTCGGGCAAAGTCAGCTCAGGCACAAAATACTGTCCAAGATGCGATCGGCTCCATTAACGTTCTTGATCCTTCAACAGAAATTGGTCGCTTTGAAGAGTCGGTACGCCGGCAAGAAGCCCTTGCTCAAGGCAAGGCAGAAGTTGCCGCATCATCATTGGATGAACAGTTTGCTCAGCTTGAACAGTCCTCGAATTCAACTGAAGTCGAGGCACGGTTAGCAATGCTTCAAGCAAACACTGACCCTCAGCAGATCGAAAACTAA
- a CDS encoding TPM domain-containing protein, with product MRNLRRLLAAVIAGIFLLLPGVAYAVPPVDISRNYEDYADVSEREAQLSNLIVEVSSGNLWVITVDNFDGLAPDNWAQKTFDKSGLTSVDGLLAVSVGTSELYAYSPDGQIKELLNQATSQDVLDKFHDGEWDAGIELFGEHVRTLRNGGPAPVAPGQAAAPNVLPVIVLIALGGAVVVGFSVWRKKKARVSEDMSNAQLAKQASAELLAADDDVRAGANELEFARAEFGVEATREFHDALTQAQEAVHKAFNLRRLLDDDEPETPAQQHQMNTQILQLSHHARETMQAQAEQFSALRDLANRVDSKLSDLQERHDELQAQLSLAEVKVRNLGLSFPQESLATISTYPSQIRTLLSASSTHITDAHTHVKQAEKGEAVQYARMAEGVLDQASKLIDRIDQAPTLLAQARDHLPQAIESLSADISDAKRLGQGNATITQRRQEAEAAIARATAGSAVDLLLVADQLEEAERQLDLALVHVRTAAEQEDKRNTKLTQYRIRLEEKLARLDEDVTRYREVVTADTRTLLNRAHSAFTSAQSQTGEQQLSTYSSAMDYAQRAERALNSDIEDYRGSGRQSRTGSELGGELAGAILTGVARSLIYGALSGGSSRRNDWGNNSFGSGGNSHSGGGFGSGGGGFGKTF from the coding sequence ATGAGAAACTTGCGCCGATTATTGGCAGCCGTGATAGCAGGTATCTTCCTATTGTTACCTGGTGTGGCGTATGCAGTTCCTCCTGTTGATATTTCCAGGAACTACGAAGACTACGCAGACGTATCTGAGCGCGAAGCACAACTATCAAATCTTATTGTTGAGGTTTCTAGCGGAAATTTGTGGGTTATCACAGTTGATAATTTTGACGGGCTTGCGCCTGATAATTGGGCCCAGAAAACGTTTGACAAATCTGGTCTAACATCGGTTGATGGGTTACTCGCTGTCAGTGTTGGGACATCTGAGCTCTATGCCTATTCGCCAGATGGCCAGATCAAAGAGCTTCTCAACCAGGCAACTTCCCAAGATGTCTTGGATAAGTTCCACGACGGCGAATGGGACGCTGGTATTGAGTTGTTTGGCGAGCACGTACGCACTTTACGTAATGGCGGCCCCGCTCCGGTCGCTCCTGGGCAAGCAGCTGCTCCAAATGTCCTACCTGTTATCGTGTTGATAGCACTTGGCGGCGCAGTAGTGGTTGGATTCTCGGTATGGCGAAAGAAAAAGGCTCGCGTTAGTGAGGATATGTCTAACGCGCAATTAGCGAAACAGGCTTCGGCTGAATTATTGGCTGCCGACGACGACGTTCGCGCTGGTGCTAACGAACTTGAGTTTGCTCGCGCTGAATTCGGCGTCGAAGCTACCCGCGAGTTCCACGATGCCCTAACACAAGCTCAAGAAGCTGTTCATAAGGCATTTAACTTGCGGCGGTTACTTGACGACGACGAACCAGAGACTCCTGCTCAGCAGCACCAGATGAATACTCAGATTCTGCAATTGTCACACCATGCCCGGGAGACGATGCAAGCACAAGCCGAACAGTTTTCTGCACTACGTGATTTAGCGAACCGGGTAGATTCGAAACTGAGTGATTTGCAAGAACGCCATGATGAACTCCAGGCTCAGCTTTCACTGGCAGAGGTTAAGGTTCGTAATCTTGGTTTGTCTTTCCCACAAGAATCATTGGCGACGATTTCTACATACCCGTCTCAGATTCGTACTCTTTTAAGCGCATCATCGACACATATTACCGATGCTCATACTCATGTGAAGCAGGCAGAAAAAGGCGAAGCCGTACAATACGCCCGCATGGCTGAAGGCGTACTCGACCAAGCGTCCAAACTCATCGATCGCATCGATCAAGCTCCAACATTGTTAGCTCAAGCCCGCGATCACTTGCCACAAGCTATTGAATCATTGTCTGCCGATATTTCTGATGCAAAGCGGCTGGGCCAAGGAAACGCCACGATTACCCAACGCCGGCAAGAAGCCGAAGCAGCCATTGCGCGAGCGACTGCGGGCTCCGCCGTCGATCTCCTTCTGGTAGCTGACCAACTAGAGGAGGCCGAACGGCAGCTTGACCTAGCACTAGTTCACGTGCGTACAGCAGCCGAGCAAGAAGACAAACGAAACACTAAGCTCACTCAATACCGTATCCGGCTAGAGGAAAAACTCGCGCGCTTAGATGAAGATGTTACTCGCTATCGCGAGGTCGTCACTGCCGATACACGCACTCTTCTCAATCGTGCTCACAGTGCATTTACTTCGGCACAATCACAAACTGGCGAACAGCAACTGTCGACATACAGTTCCGCAATGGACTATGCACAACGTGCCGAACGCGCGCTGAATTCTGATATTGAGGATTATCGCGGAAGCGGACGTCAATCGCGTACTGGTTCCGAACTAGGTGGTGAACTGGCAGGAGCGATTCTCACCGGAGTTGCCAGGTCATTGATCTACGGAGCTTTGTCGGGCGGTTCTTCACGTCGGAATGACTGGGGAAACAACAGTTTTGGATCTGGCGGCAACTCACATTCCGGTGGCGGTTTCGGATCTGGCGGTGGCGGTTTCGGAAAAACCTTCTAA
- a CDS encoding cold-shock protein: MPTGKVKFFDAEKGFGFITGDDGAQVYVAQSAVPLGVKLRPGTRVEYGIGETRRGPAALSVSVIKKEKSLLEVNRRSPEELVPLIEDLIKILDVSSTQLRRGRYPEGGPRIAQALRALADDFDA; this comes from the coding sequence GTGCCTACTGGAAAAGTGAAGTTCTTCGACGCTGAGAAGGGCTTTGGTTTTATCACTGGGGACGATGGTGCCCAAGTTTATGTTGCTCAAAGCGCAGTGCCACTGGGCGTTAAACTGCGCCCAGGAACCCGAGTTGAATACGGAATTGGCGAAACTCGCCGCGGTCCAGCTGCACTTTCGGTCTCGGTGATCAAAAAAGAAAAGTCACTCCTAGAAGTCAATCGCCGGTCACCTGAAGAACTCGTTCCACTCATTGAAGACCTGATTAAGATTCTTGATGTTTCATCCACGCAACTTCGCCGGGGTCGTTATCCCGAGGGTGGACCGCGGATTGCTCAAGCATTACGTGCACTAGCAGATGATTTTGATGCCTAA